A window of the Coprobacter fastidiosus genome harbors these coding sequences:
- a CDS encoding B12-binding domain-containing radical SAM protein: MKLTFLVPPVLDHNKPAERTAGCTRIVYAAPNIYELTVVAVLEQEGYTPIYRDFVYYKTSRKKFEKFLKEDDSDIYYIWTVNLSIENDLIALSLIRKYRPDAFVVFMGPGPTYFTDRFFTDEKVVIVRGEPEVIVKEWTNALRDGTDWKLTEGISYLENGKIIHNKFHLLLKDLDSLPFPARHHIADRDYHNPKLKISPYTTAITSRNCPYQCIYCVPSSLTFAREIENRREFKKKPFISFRSIESIEKEMKILHEQGYTAIGFMDDNFIWNEERTLAICNIMHKYGFSWGCQARVDAITDTIARALGMSGCKYVDLGVESFNEDILKFIKKGITQKQIYDAIGYLKKYNVPVKLNILIGTSPLETKETLKDTLRRAKKLKVDQIMFNIVSPFPGTEFYAMAKENGWIKGGEYIPTDVQRESILNYPHLSSHEMERILFRSNLKYFFSYYFISTQLRRFTSVKEFSYALRALKIKLFG; the protein is encoded by the coding sequence TACGAATTGACCGTTGTCGCAGTCTTAGAACAAGAAGGATATACTCCGATATATAGAGACTTTGTCTATTACAAAACCTCACGAAAAAAATTCGAAAAGTTCCTTAAAGAAGACGACAGCGATATTTATTATATCTGGACTGTAAATCTGTCAATAGAGAACGATTTGATCGCATTATCCCTGATCCGGAAATATCGGCCGGACGCCTTTGTCGTGTTTATGGGTCCTGGACCTACTTATTTTACAGATCGCTTTTTTACAGATGAAAAAGTCGTTATCGTCAGAGGAGAACCGGAAGTCATTGTAAAAGAATGGACAAATGCTTTACGAGATGGAACAGACTGGAAACTGACCGAAGGCATCTCATATTTGGAAAACGGGAAAATCATACACAACAAATTCCATTTGTTATTAAAAGACTTAGATTCTCTTCCTTTTCCTGCACGCCATCATATTGCAGATCGGGATTATCACAATCCCAAATTAAAAATATCACCTTATACGACAGCAATCACTTCACGAAACTGTCCTTATCAGTGCATTTACTGCGTACCGAGCTCGTTAACTTTCGCTCGGGAAATAGAGAACCGCCGGGAATTTAAAAAGAAGCCGTTTATCTCTTTTCGCTCAATAGAGAGCATTGAAAAAGAGATGAAGATATTGCACGAACAAGGATATACTGCTATTGGATTTATGGACGACAACTTCATTTGGAATGAAGAAAGAACACTGGCAATCTGTAATATTATGCATAAATACGGCTTTTCATGGGGATGTCAAGCCCGAGTAGATGCGATTACCGACACAATAGCTCGAGCTTTAGGTATGTCGGGCTGTAAATATGTTGATTTAGGCGTAGAATCATTCAATGAAGATATTCTTAAATTCATTAAAAAAGGAATTACACAAAAACAGATATATGACGCAATCGGGTATCTAAAAAAGTATAATGTTCCGGTCAAGCTGAATATTCTAATCGGGACAAGTCCGTTAGAAACCAAAGAAACTCTTAAAGATACTTTACGACGAGCAAAAAAACTGAAAGTCGATCAGATTATGTTCAACATCGTATCCCCTTTTCCCGGTACGGAATTTTATGCTATGGCAAAAGAAAACGGATGGATTAAAGGTGGAGAATATATCCCTACCGATGTTCAACGAGAGTCAATATTAAATTATCCTCATCTTTCATCTCACGAAATGGAAAGGATATTATTCCGGAGCAATTTGAAATATTTCTTTTCATACTATTTTATTTCGACACAACTCAGACGCTTCACTTCGGTCAAAGAATTTTCATATGCTCTAAGAGCCTTAAAAATAAAATTATTCGGATAA
- a CDS encoding glycosyltransferase family 2 protein, whose protein sequence is MRLSIILISWNSLVHLKECLASLSYTLQKEDIEIIWVDNGSTDGASRYVKENYPQIQTVTLPYNQGVAYARNRGIEKASGKYILLLDDDTIANENAIYGMVAYMDFHPETGICGCKLTNTQKETQKSDKEYPGLGIKFKNIFYTFIRRKNKEIFHTVEYEPEYLIGACQMIRREVLDLTGLLDENIFYGPEDADFCIRVRNNGFKIIYLPQFSIIHHWKRVTNRKIFSKLACRHIQALLYFYKKHHRYL, encoded by the coding sequence ATGCGGTTATCAATCATCCTCATATCTTGGAATTCTCTGGTACATCTTAAAGAGTGCCTTGCATCTCTTTCATATACACTGCAGAAAGAAGATATCGAGATCATCTGGGTAGATAACGGATCAACAGACGGTGCATCACGATATGTTAAGGAAAACTATCCTCAAATACAGACGGTCACACTTCCCTATAACCAAGGTGTAGCATACGCCCGTAACCGGGGAATAGAAAAAGCATCGGGCAAATATATTCTGCTCCTCGATGATGACACTATCGCTAACGAGAATGCTATATACGGCATGGTTGCTTATATGGACTTTCATCCCGAAACAGGAATCTGCGGTTGCAAACTGACAAATACACAAAAAGAAACTCAAAAAAGCGATAAGGAATATCCGGGACTCGGTATAAAATTCAAAAACATTTTTTACACTTTTATACGAAGAAAAAATAAAGAGATTTTTCATACAGTTGAATATGAGCCGGAATATTTAATCGGAGCTTGTCAAATGATCCGTCGTGAAGTACTTGATTTGACAGGTCTTTTGGATGAAAATATTTTTTACGGTCCGGAAGATGCAGATTTTTGTATACGAGTACGGAATAATGGCTTCAAAATCATCTATCTACCCCAATTTTCAATTATCCATCATTGGAAACGGGTAACCAACCGAAAAATTTTTTCAAAATTGGCATGCCGGCATATTCAGGCACTCCTCTATTTCTACAAAAAACATCACCGTTATCTTTAA